A window of the Dyadobacter pollutisoli genome harbors these coding sequences:
- a CDS encoding sensor histidine kinase — MKKLLDQSLRPLVMYAMVVLIVSIPVYFLTINWIWENELDKHHYAIREKLEKRLTSLDLPDSSVSDMISVLDKVQPGFSFTQATAPSPDSSYTLIRFDTFMNDREQFRCLMTDIRVNGTLLRVLIETNMEEIDETILAIAAVTIFFFILLLAGFVYLNRKTSLRLWRPFYDTLASLQSFRLEGGKPAALPVSQVTEFTDLNQSLDRLMDASLASYKQQKEFTENASHELQTPLAIVKSKLDLLLQSRSLDQPQMQILEDAYQAINRVTRINKNLLLLAKIEHAQFDQQQNISVAELFHALDAHFLDRFESSRIHYAQQVSEMTLKANPMLLEILLTNLLVNALRYTPAGGSVSVRADQSKLLFANTGISPLDEHSLFRRFAQASHEHAGSGLGLAIAREICERYNWQIKYDFDCGHHHFTVIF; from the coding sequence ATGAAAAAATTGCTGGACCAAAGCCTTCGCCCACTGGTGATGTATGCGATGGTCGTATTGATCGTCAGCATCCCCGTTTATTTTCTGACCATCAACTGGATCTGGGAAAATGAGCTGGATAAGCACCATTATGCGATCCGCGAAAAACTTGAGAAAAGATTGACCAGCCTGGATCTTCCCGACAGCTCGGTGAGCGATATGATCAGCGTTTTGGACAAAGTGCAGCCAGGATTTTCATTTACCCAGGCTACTGCGCCCAGTCCCGACAGCAGTTACACGCTGATCCGGTTTGATACTTTCATGAACGACCGCGAGCAGTTTCGATGCCTGATGACCGATATCCGTGTGAATGGAACACTCCTGCGGGTTCTGATTGAAACCAATATGGAAGAAATCGACGAAACGATCCTGGCGATTGCGGCCGTCACCATTTTCTTTTTTATTCTGTTGTTGGCCGGCTTCGTCTACTTGAACCGCAAGACCTCTCTACGACTCTGGAGGCCATTCTATGATACACTGGCCAGTCTGCAAAGTTTCCGGCTGGAAGGCGGCAAACCAGCAGCATTGCCTGTATCGCAGGTCACCGAATTTACCGACTTGAATCAAAGCCTTGATAGGCTCATGGATGCAAGCCTGGCCTCGTACAAACAACAAAAAGAATTTACAGAAAATGCCTCCCACGAACTACAAACACCACTTGCTATCGTAAAATCCAAGCTGGACCTGCTGCTGCAAAGCCGCTCGCTGGATCAGCCTCAAATGCAGATCCTAGAAGATGCCTATCAGGCGATTAACCGCGTGACAAGGATCAATAAAAACCTTTTGCTTCTGGCCAAAATCGAACATGCCCAGTTTGACCAGCAGCAGAACATATCTGTTGCCGAGTTGTTTCATGCACTGGACGCGCACTTTCTCGACCGCTTTGAAAGCAGCCGCATTCACTATGCACAGCAAGTTAGTGAAATGACTCTGAAGGCCAATCCCATGCTTTTGGAAATCCTGCTCACAAATTTGCTTGTGAATGCGCTACGCTACACCCCGGCAGGCGGCAGCGTTTCGGTACGCGCCGACCAGAGCAAGTTATTATTTGCAAACACGGGCATATCACCGCTTGATGAGCACAGCCTTTTCCGACGGTTCGCACAGGCATCCCATGAGCATGCCGGTAGTGGACTTGGACTTGCCATCGCTCGCGAGATCTGTGAGCGTTACAACTGGCAGATCAAGTATGATTTCGACTGCGGCCATCATCATTTTACCGTCATCTTCTAA
- a CDS encoding response regulator transcription factor, with amino-acid sequence MKILIIEDEPELAADIGAYLTAQDYLCEYAGTWAQAREKVELYRYECILLDLMLPGGDGLDILDILKEQGQQDGVIIISAKNDYESKIKGLHAGADDYLAKPFHLPELAARIYSVIRRRSFANQNNVLQNELKVDLSSRVVTVNGAVVSLTRKELDLLLFFISNKNRVIGKSALAEHLSGDIADMFDNHDFVYAHVKNLKKKLTEAGYGNYLKTIYATGYKWEG; translated from the coding sequence ATGAAAATCCTGATCATTGAAGACGAACCCGAACTTGCTGCCGACATCGGAGCATATTTAACCGCGCAGGATTATCTGTGCGAATATGCCGGTACATGGGCGCAAGCCCGGGAAAAAGTCGAGCTGTACCGTTATGAATGTATCCTCTTGGACTTAATGCTACCTGGCGGTGATGGGCTGGATATCCTGGACATCCTTAAAGAACAAGGGCAGCAGGACGGGGTGATCATCATTTCAGCCAAAAACGATTACGAAAGCAAGATCAAGGGCCTGCATGCGGGCGCAGACGACTATCTGGCTAAGCCCTTCCATTTGCCTGAACTGGCAGCGCGCATTTACTCAGTGATCCGGCGCAGGAGTTTTGCCAACCAGAACAATGTGCTGCAAAATGAGCTGAAAGTAGATTTGTCATCAAGGGTTGTGACTGTTAATGGAGCGGTAGTTTCATTAACCCGTAAGGAGCTGGATCTGCTGTTGTTTTTTATCAGCAATAAAAACCGGGTTATAGGCAAAAGCGCACTGGCTGAGCATTTGTCAGGTGACATTGCCGATATGTTCGATAACCATGACTTTGTGTATGCGCATGTTAAGAACCTGAAAAAGAAATTAACGGAAGCTGGTTACGGTAATTATCTCAAAACGATTTACGCGACAGGCTACAAATGGGAAGGATGA